The stretch of DNA AGAGAATCGAGCATAAAGCAGTCGCCGTGCAGAATTTGAGTGACACTTTGCGATTGCTCAGAACTCTGGTTAGCGTTTTGGCTATTAGCTAATGGCCAGTTGAGATCTTCAGTAAAATGCTTGGCGCCAGGGAGCATCATTAGGCCTGCATTTTTGTTCGCTATTTTTGCGACTACGTGGCTAGTGCTCATCCGTTGGCTAAATTGCACAAATGATTTGATGCAAGGGCTTCTCAACATATCGGCTCGCGCCAGCAATATTGCTTCATTTGGGTTAAGCGCTAGCCGTGGCAGAATGTTGGATACTGCTTCTTGCTCACGACTTAAAAAATACTCAACGTCTAATCCCCATTTCTCGCCATTACCAATGAGCTTTTCTATTGCTGCAGATTGAGCAGAGATAACAATTCTCACTCGGTCAATTTGGGCTTCGGCTAAATCTTCCAAGGTAAATTCAATCACGGCCTTATTACCTACAGGCAAGAGTGCAGGGCAGTAATGCGCATTCAAGGGGGCGAGTTCATTACCGTTTCGATTAGCGAATATGATTGCTTGCATAGTCAGCTCCTTAATATGCGCCACGAGCAAATAACACGGCTGGAATGGTTTTAATCAATAGCCAAACATCGGCGGTAATTGATTGCTGGTAGATATAGTCAATGTCGAGTTCAACTTGCTGCTCAAAAGGGATATTTGAGCGTCCAGAGACCTGCCAAATACAGGTGATCCCAGGCTTTACCAGCAGTCTGTTTCTATCATGCTGGCTGTATTGTTTCACTTCACTTAACAGCGCGGGGCGCGGACCGACTAACGACATATCGCCTTTTAAGACATTCCAAAGTTGTGGTAGCTCATCGATTGATGCTTTACGAATAAACTTACCTATCAGGGTGATTCTTGGGTCTCGCTTCATCTTAAACAGCACGCCGCCTTGCATTTCATTGTCTGTTGTTATCACTGCGAGTCTTTGCTCTGCGTCCTGATACATGGAGCGCAACTTCCACATGGTAAAGGGTTGGTTATGTCGTCCTGCACGCGTTTGGCAAAACAACACAGCGCCTTTCGACTCAATGCGGATACAGAGTGAAATGAGAATGAACAAAGGCATAAGTAACGTAAGCAAGGTGGCTGATACCGAAATATCGATCATACGTTTAGTGCCGCGGTTTAAGCGTCGACCTAAGTTATGTGCTGCGCGGCGTGCATTTGCTCGCTTAGCATCAAAATTTGGGGTGTAGTGAGTATTTGTTTTAGCCTTTACCTTTTGTGGCTGCGTCGGCTGCATTTTCCTCAGTTGACGGTTTTCGTTCCAAACACGTCGCAAAAACCTTGGATTGCCGATGATATAACGTTGCCACATTCTGCTAGGCTCTTGCAGCAGTCTGTAGGTCCACTCCATTCCCATTTGTCTTAACCATAAAGGGGCTCGTTTGATCCGATTTGAATAGAAATCGAACAGACCACCGACACCGATGCCAACATGGCAGTTGAGTTGATGCTTGTTCTCTTTAAGCCATTTTTCTTGCAGTGGTGCGCCCATTGCGACCAACAAAATATCTGCTTGAGATTGGTTTATGCAATCAACAACGGCCTTGTTTTCATCATTATCAGGCTCTTTGTTATTGGTGTTGTTGCCTCTGGTGTCGGCATGCTTGTTGCTCATATTGAAATAACCGCTATGAGTGCCTGCAATTTTTAGATCTGGGTAGCTTTTTTGCATATTGCTGGCAGCATCAATGGCCACTCCATCAGCTCCCCCCAGTAGAAAAATAGACAACTGCTGCTCGGCGGCGAGCTGGCACAATCTTGGGAACATGTCGGTACCGTTGAGATTGTCTTTCAGCGCATGCCCTTTGGTTAAGCAAGCCAACCTGACACCCATCCCATCAGCAAATACGCGCCCGCTTTGTTGTAAGCACTGACGATAAGCGTCATTTTTCATGCTGATGTTTAAACAGTCCGCATTCACAAAACTGTATTGTTTCATTACTGATGGAGTATCGCTTTGGCACTGTTGCTGTAAATCACTTAAAAGATCCGCCATGGTCCAGTTATCTAACGCTATGCCAAACACAGAGATTGTTGCGGTTGTACGTTTGGTTTTTGGCATAAATATACCGGTGATAACCAACACGAATAGGGCTCTTACTAGTGCTGATATGTAGTTAACCACGCTGCTGTGGGCTTTGTTGAGAGAGCGGTGTGCAGCTTCAAAGCCAAGGCCTGTGGCACTGTTTATCTGCTCAATCGAGGTGATCCCGGGGTTTATGGCGTAATTTTTATCTGTTTGATGGCAAGCTTGTTTGGCATCAAATGCAAATTCGATTTTGCTACCCAGTAGGCTGATGTCACCCTTGAGCAGGTTCAATAGCATAGGCAGCGATTTAAAGTGTCCAGCGTAAGTAAACTGATATAGCGCGATAACACTATTGTTAGGTCCAGAAATAAACACCGATTCAAACGTATGGCTATGCGTGGCAGCGCTTCTGAGCATGGCATAAGCAAGTAATGGACTCGTGAGTAATATCATCAAGATTGCGGCAAGTGCATCGACAACACGGATGGCGAATGCCGTAGTGCGGGGAGCGCGCGTTTGTATTTTCGTCATCATCGGCCTCGTTGTCATCAATCGTGGTTATCAATCTAGGTTATATAGAGTTACTGCAGGTAATAGGCCAATACTTATATACACTTTATAATCATGTGTTTACGGTGTTTTTCGGTGGGTTTTGTCGTGTGTGTTTTTAAACGATTTGCAACTTGCATCGCGTGCTGCAAACGATTTATGACGCTTGATAGGGCAATTGTTGGGCGTTGAAGAGGGGATATACGGGTATATGGCTATAGATAGACTCTAGCAAGGCTTTTACAAGCCATTACTAGAGGAAAGTCGCTCTGCTTTACAAGCTGTTCATTAGCTCGGCGGTCACGCCGTCTTTAGATATTCGTGCACGTTGCATACGCCCAAGAACGGCTTGAGCAGCTAGCTCAATGCCTTTATAGACGCTGCGCGGCAATATCTTTAACAGGTAGGCGGCGGCAAGTGTTGCCAGGGTGCGGCCGGTTTCATGCTTAAGAATCGACGGTGATGTTTTTAATGCTTGGTTTATGCGCACCACCGCTTCTTTACCATCATTATTACGAATGGCTTGTCTCGCTAAGTATCGCAGTTGATACGCACGGGCGCGATTTTCGTGTTGGGCTAATAACTCAGGAGCGTAGCGACTGGCTTTGTTTATCATGTTTTCCCATGAAGCATATTGTTTATTGGAGTCCGCTGATAAGCCCTGATTATTGAGGCGGTAATAGGTGAGTGGCGCCGGTAGCCCCTCCATTTTCCAATGGGTGGTTGCAAGGATCCTTAACCAGCATTCGATATCTTCTGATTGACGAAAATTTTCATCAAAATAGCAACTATGGGGATGGCTTTTGTTCAGTGCTTGGTAACGGATATCAGCTAGCGTTTCTCGGCGCAATACGGGAGCCGAACCGTTACCAACAGGATTACGGCACAGCAGAACACTGGCGCTGATATCGGTTAACTGTGGCATTTGGAACACATTAATGGCATTACCTTGGTAATCAATAAACAGTGAGCGAGAAAAGCTAATGCCCACTTCAGGCGCATTATCCAAGTGTTCTACATGCTGCGCTAATTTCTCAGGGTGCCACATGTCGTCAGAATCAATAAAAGCGACGTAACGGCCAATAGCGTGGCGGATCCCGGTATTTCTGGCGGCAGCCAACCCTTGATTAACGTCATGACTAATAATACGAATACGTGGGTCGCTAAACGACTGGCACAGGGCAAGGCTGTTGTCGGGCGAACAGTCATTGACCAATATTAGTTCAAAGTGGCTAAATTCTTGTGCCAATACTGAGTTGATCGCGTCTTTTACAAAAGCTTCAACATTGTAGATGGGCATAACAACAGAGACTTTTGCAGTCAAAGGTTTGTGGTATGGGTTATGAGAAGTCATAGCGTGTCTCCCGTGAGCCAACAGTTATCGGCTGTGTCGGTTGATTAGGATTATGAATGCTGGATTGCGGGCTGGCTGTCACTTGAGCTGAGGTGATGGCCGCTGAAGCTGCATCGGCTTGTTGAACCGTA from Shewanella sp. Choline-02u-19 encodes:
- a CDS encoding WecB/TagA/CpsF family glycosyltransferase; this translates as MMTKIQTRAPRTTAFAIRVVDALAAILMILLTSPLLAYAMLRSAATHSHTFESVFISGPNNSVIALYQFTYAGHFKSLPMLLNLLKGDISLLGSKIEFAFDAKQACHQTDKNYAINPGITSIEQINSATGLGFEAAHRSLNKAHSSVVNYISALVRALFVLVITGIFMPKTKRTTATISVFGIALDNWTMADLLSDLQQQCQSDTPSVMKQYSFVNADCLNISMKNDAYRQCLQQSGRVFADGMGVRLACLTKGHALKDNLNGTDMFPRLCQLAAEQQLSIFLLGGADGVAIDAASNMQKSYPDLKIAGTHSGYFNMSNKHADTRGNNTNNKEPDNDENKAVVDCINQSQADILLVAMGAPLQEKWLKENKHQLNCHVGIGVGGLFDFYSNRIKRAPLWLRQMGMEWTYRLLQEPSRMWQRYIIGNPRFLRRVWNENRQLRKMQPTQPQKVKAKTNTHYTPNFDAKRANARRAAHNLGRRLNRGTKRMIDISVSATLLTLLMPLFILISLCIRIESKGAVLFCQTRAGRHNQPFTMWKLRSMYQDAEQRLAVITTDNEMQGGVLFKMKRDPRITLIGKFIRKASIDELPQLWNVLKGDMSLVGPRPALLSEVKQYSQHDRNRLLVKPGITCIWQVSGRSNIPFEQQVELDIDYIYQQSITADVWLLIKTIPAVLFARGAY
- a CDS encoding glycosyltransferase family 2 protein, with the translated sequence MTSHNPYHKPLTAKVSVVMPIYNVEAFVKDAINSVLAQEFSHFELILVNDCSPDNSLALCQSFSDPRIRIISHDVNQGLAAARNTGIRHAIGRYVAFIDSDDMWHPEKLAQHVEHLDNAPEVGISFSRSLFIDYQGNAINVFQMPQLTDISASVLLCRNPVGNGSAPVLRRETLADIRYQALNKSHPHSCYFDENFRQSEDIECWLRILATTHWKMEGLPAPLTYYRLNNQGLSADSNKQYASWENMINKASRYAPELLAQHENRARAYQLRYLARQAIRNNDGKEAVVRINQALKTSPSILKHETGRTLATLAAAYLLKILPRSVYKGIELAAQAVLGRMQRARISKDGVTAELMNSL